The Pradoshia eiseniae genome contains a region encoding:
- a CDS encoding ABC transporter ATP-binding protein, protein MALLELKEVNKVFKSGKTEIEALKPTNFIAEAGELIAVIGPSGSGKSTFLTIAGGLQTPSNGDVLINGNNLIDLKEKKRASLRLKEIGFVLQSSNLVPFLTVQQQMKLLDKVKKDNLREDQLEQMYDSLGIGELLNSFPSDLSGGQRQRVAIAKALYTDPSIILADEPTASLDSDRAFEVMDMLKAATKQNKKTTIVVTHDTRLIDYCDKVYKITDGLLKLEA, encoded by the coding sequence ATGGCATTATTAGAACTTAAAGAGGTTAATAAAGTCTTCAAATCAGGCAAGACAGAAATCGAGGCATTGAAGCCAACCAATTTCATAGCAGAGGCTGGAGAGCTCATCGCCGTCATCGGCCCTTCCGGTTCAGGCAAAAGTACCTTCTTGACGATTGCCGGTGGACTTCAAACCCCGAGCAATGGGGATGTGCTCATTAACGGAAACAATCTGATCGATCTAAAAGAGAAGAAACGAGCATCACTCAGACTAAAAGAGATTGGTTTTGTCCTGCAATCGTCTAATCTTGTTCCATTCCTGACCGTCCAGCAGCAAATGAAGCTGCTCGATAAGGTCAAAAAGGATAATCTAAGAGAAGATCAGCTAGAGCAAATGTATGACTCGCTTGGCATTGGTGAGCTGCTGAACAGCTTTCCCTCTGATTTATCCGGCGGGCAGCGTCAGCGTGTGGCGATTGCCAAGGCTCTTTATACAGACCCAAGCATCATTCTCGCAGATGAACCGACTGCATCCTTGGACTCAGACCGGGCATTTGAGGTCATGGATATGCTGAAGGCTGCGACTAAGCAGAACAAAAAGACGACCATCGTCGTCACACATGACACAAGACTGATTGATTATTGCGACAAGGTCTATAAGATTACCGACGGGCTGCTTAAGCTTGAAGCATAA
- the chrA gene encoding chromate efflux transporter, whose amino-acid sequence MRERKRISGKALAEILMVSTRLGFTSFGGPIAHLGYFHEEYVKRRKWLDEKGYAELVALCQFLPGPASSQVGIGIGIVRGGLLGGITSFIGFTLPSVIALILFALLLDGMEVGSAGWIHGLKLVAVAVVAHAIVGMAEKLTPDLKRKAIALIALIITLVWEMTFAQVIVIGLGALAGYLLFKQDGEDDDAPFEIPLSKNLAAACLAAFFGLLLLLPILREITSIEWIAVFDSFYRSGALVFGGGHVVLPLLEQEVVPTVWVSEEAFLAGYGAAQAVPGPLFTFAAYLGAVMNGWAGGLLATAAIFLPAFLLIVGTLPFWANLRQNPAMKGAFMGVNAAVVGILIAAFYQPIWTSTIKGATDFAAAAVLFSMLAYWKLPPWSVVVAGALFGIGLDVLTK is encoded by the coding sequence ATGAGAGAACGGAAACGGATTTCCGGAAAAGCATTAGCTGAGATACTCATGGTATCAACGAGACTTGGCTTTACTTCCTTTGGAGGACCAATCGCCCATCTTGGCTATTTTCATGAGGAGTATGTGAAAAGGCGCAAGTGGCTTGATGAGAAGGGGTATGCAGAGCTCGTGGCATTATGTCAATTCCTGCCGGGGCCTGCGAGCAGTCAGGTTGGTATCGGAATAGGGATTGTCCGCGGCGGATTGTTAGGGGGAATCACCTCATTTATCGGATTCACGCTTCCTTCCGTTATTGCGCTGATTTTGTTTGCGCTTTTGCTGGATGGGATGGAAGTGGGTTCAGCGGGCTGGATCCATGGATTAAAGCTAGTAGCGGTAGCGGTCGTCGCCCATGCGATTGTTGGGATGGCCGAGAAATTAACGCCGGATTTGAAAAGAAAAGCAATCGCGCTTATAGCTCTGATCATTACGCTCGTTTGGGAAATGACATTTGCTCAAGTAATCGTCATTGGGCTAGGGGCATTGGCTGGGTATCTCCTATTTAAGCAGGATGGGGAAGATGATGACGCTCCGTTTGAGATTCCTTTGTCGAAGAATCTTGCCGCTGCGTGCCTGGCAGCGTTCTTTGGCCTACTTCTATTACTGCCTATTTTAAGAGAGATAACATCCATTGAATGGATTGCCGTATTTGATAGCTTTTACCGTTCAGGAGCACTTGTATTCGGAGGAGGGCATGTTGTATTGCCTTTGCTCGAGCAAGAAGTGGTGCCGACCGTCTGGGTGAGTGAGGAGGCTTTCCTGGCTGGATACGGAGCGGCTCAGGCTGTGCCGGGACCATTGTTCACCTTTGCTGCATATTTGGGCGCCGTGATGAATGGCTGGGCAGGAGGCTTATTGGCCACCGCAGCGATTTTCTTGCCTGCTTTCCTGCTCATTGTCGGGACCCTGCCATTTTGGGCGAATCTTCGCCAAAACCCAGCGATGAAGGGGGCGTTTATGGGCGTGAATGCCGCTGTGGTCGGCATCCTGATTGCCGCCTTTTATCAGCCGATTTGGACAAGTACGATTAAGGGTGCGACAGATTTTGCCGCTGCAGCAGTTCTCTTCAGTATGCTAGCATATTGGAAGCTTCCGCCTTGGAGCGTTGTAGTGGCAGGTGCCTTGTTTGGTATCGGGTTAGATGTTCTAACTAAATAG
- a CDS encoding PF20097 family protein: MNECPNCGSEMKKGYIQSGTRLAWVPKVSKLSIEPSLNKESVLLSNQSRFSINYVDAYLCEDCKKVLIDYSNEK; this comes from the coding sequence TTGAATGAGTGTCCTAATTGCGGCAGTGAAATGAAAAAGGGTTATATACAAAGTGGTACTAGACTTGCTTGGGTACCAAAAGTATCTAAGTTGAGTATTGAACCCAGTTTAAATAAAGAATCCGTTTTATTATCGAATCAAAGTCGTTTTTCAATTAATTATGTAGATGCTTATTTATGTGAGGATTGTAAAAAAGTCCTTATTGATTATTCTAATGAAAAATAG
- a CDS encoding S66 family peptidase has product MIKYPFLEKDTTIGVTAPSSGVPSELHGLLNSAFKSMEKKGFKIISRETAWTQDKAKSAPAKKRAEEFNKMMLNGEIQLIIPPWGGELLIETLEYIDFENIQNKWVLGYSDISVLLLAITLKTGVATAHGTNLVDLRGEYSDDTTAMWQSVLSTKKGESILQYSSKKYQKEWQNDNPTPYIFNLTEQTYWKSTENEKVKVQGRLLGGCIDTIRHLVGTPYGDVQNFKKNYIEGDSIIWYLENCELTTTDLRRTLVQMKLAGWFENCTGIMFGRSPANTPVENYTVEDVYKEFSKELQIPILYDIDCGHVPPQITFINGAYAEVESNNGQGTVLQTFK; this is encoded by the coding sequence ATGATAAAGTATCCATTCTTAGAAAAAGACACAACGATAGGGGTAACTGCACCATCATCTGGAGTACCAAGTGAATTACATGGATTGTTAAACTCTGCATTTAAAAGTATGGAAAAGAAAGGTTTTAAGATAATTAGCCGTGAAACTGCTTGGACTCAGGATAAGGCAAAGTCTGCGCCTGCTAAAAAGCGTGCGGAAGAGTTTAATAAAATGATGCTTAATGGAGAAATACAACTAATTATTCCTCCTTGGGGTGGAGAACTACTTATTGAGACGCTTGAGTATATTGACTTTGAAAATATACAGAATAAATGGGTATTAGGCTATTCTGATATTAGTGTGCTTCTGTTAGCAATCACATTGAAAACTGGTGTTGCTACTGCCCACGGAACAAATCTAGTGGATTTAAGAGGAGAGTATTCTGATGATACGACAGCAATGTGGCAATCTGTTTTATCCACCAAAAAGGGCGAATCGATTCTCCAATATTCATCAAAAAAATATCAGAAAGAATGGCAAAATGATAACCCTACTCCTTATATTTTCAATCTAACAGAACAAACTTACTGGAAATCTACAGAAAACGAAAAAGTTAAGGTGCAGGGGCGATTACTTGGTGGATGTATTGACACAATTAGGCACTTAGTTGGTACACCATATGGCGATGTACAGAATTTTAAAAAGAATTATATAGAAGGAGATTCTATCATATGGTATCTCGAAAATTGCGAGTTAACAACCACTGACTTACGTAGAACTCTCGTTCAAATGAAATTAGCTGGTTGGTTTGAGAATTGTACTGGTATTATGTTTGGTAGAAGCCCAGCTAATACACCTGTTGAAAATTATACAGTTGAAGATGTCTATAAAGAATTTTCAAAAGAGCTTCAAATTCCTATTTTATACGATATTGATTGCGGTCATGTTCCACCACAAATCACCTTCATAAATGGAGCATATGCTGAAGTTGAATCAAATAATGGTCAAGGTAC